From a single Osmerus mordax isolate fOsmMor3 chromosome 6, fOsmMor3.pri, whole genome shotgun sequence genomic region:
- the LOC136944794 gene encoding myosin heavy chain, fast skeletal muscle-like, giving the protein MSTDAEMAQYGKAAIYLRKPERERLEAQAAPFDSKNACYVPDVKELYLKGLVVKRDGGKCDVKVLITEEVKTFKEEDVLQMNPPKYDKIEDMAMMTYLSEATVLYNLKERYAAWMIYTYSGLFCATVNPYKWLPVYDMDVVNAYRGKKRMEAPPHIFSVSDNAYQFMLTDKENQSVLITGESGAGKTVNTKRVIQYFATIAVSGGEKKKEPVPGKMQGSLEDQIIAANPLLESYGNAKTVRNDNSSRFGKFIRIHFHMNGKLASADIETYLLEKSRVSFQLPDERGYHIFYQMMTNHKPELVEMSLITTNPYDYPMISQGQITVASIDDTVELDATDDAIDILGFTGEEKMSIYKFTGAVMHHGNMHFKQKQREEQAEPDGTEVADKIGYLLGLNSAEMLKALCYPRVKVGNEYVTKGQTVPQVNNSVSALAKSIYERMFLWMVVRINQMLDTKQPRNYYIGVLDIAGFEIFDYNSMEQLCINFTNEKLQQFFNHTMFVLEQEEYKKEGIVWAFIDFGMDLAACIELIEKPMGIFSILEEECMFPKASDASFKNKLYDQHLGKNKAFEKPKPAKNKAEAHFSLVHYAGTVDYNVTGWLDKNKDPLNDSVIQLYGKSSTKLLATLYVAPPPEDTTKKGGKKKGGSMQTVSSQFRENLGKLMTNLRSTHPHFVRCLIPNESKTPGLMENFLVIHQLRCNGVLEGIRICTKGFPSRIIYADFKQRYKVLNAGVIPEGQFMDNKKASEKLLGSIDVNHEEYKFGHTKVFFKAGLLGVLEEMRDEKLATLVTMTQALARGYVMRKEFTKMMERRESIYTIQYNVRSFMNVKHWPWMKVYYKIKPLLQSAETEKELANMKEDYEKCKVNLTKAEARKKELEEKMVSLMQEKNDLALQVASESEGLNDAEERCEGLIKSKIQLEAKLKETTERLEDEEEINAELTAKKRKLEDECSELKKDIDDLELTLAKVEKEKHATENKVKNLTEEMASQDESVAKLTKEKKALQEAHQQTLDDLQAEEDKVNTLTKAKTKLEQQVDDLEGSLEQEKKLRMDLERGKRKLEGDLKLAQESIMDLENDKQQSDEKIKKKDFETSQLLSKVEDEQSLSAQLQKKIKELQARIEELEEEIEAERAARAKVEKQRADLSRELEEISERLEEAGGATSAQIEMNKKREAEFQKLRRDLEESTLQHESTASALRKKQADSVAELGEQIDNLQRVKQKLEKEKSEYKMEIDDLSSNMEAVAKAKGNLEKMCRTLEDQLSEIKTKNDENVRQVNDISGQRARLLTENGEFGRQLEEKEALVSQLTRGKQAYTQQIEELKRHVEEEVKAKNALAHGVQSARHDCDLLREQFEEEQEAKAELQRGMSKANSEVAQWRTKYETDAIQRTEELEEAKKKLAQRLQDAEETIEATNSKCASLEKTKQRLQGEVEDLMIDVERANGLAANLDKKQRNFDKVLAEWKQKYEEGQAELEGAQKEARSLSTELFKMKNSYEEALDQLETLKRENKNLQQEISDLTEQIGETGKSIHELEKARKTVETEKSEIQTALEEAEGTLEHEESKILRVQLELNQIKGEVDRKLAEKDEEMEQIKRNSQRVLDSMQSTLDSEVRSRNDALRIKKKMEGDLNEMEIQLSHANRQAAESQKQLRNVQGQLKDAQLHLDDAVRAADDMKEQAAMVERRNGLMVAEIEELRVGLEQTERGRKVAEQELVDASERVGLLHSQNTSLLNTKKKLESDLIQVQGEVDDIVQEARNAEEKAKKAITDAAMMAEELKKEQDTSSHLERMKKNLEVTVKDLQHRLDEAENLAMKGGKKQLQKLESRVRELETEVEAEQRRGVDAVKGVRKYERRVKELTYQTEEDKKNVTRLQDLVDKLQLKVKAYKRAAEEAEEQSNSHMSKFRKVQHELEEAEERADIAESQVNKLRTKSRDSGKAKEAE; this is encoded by the exons ATGAGTACGGACGCGGAGATGGCCCAATATGGCAAGGCCGCCATTTACCTTCGTAAacctgagagggagaggcttGAGGCCCAGGCTGCACCATTTGATTCTAAGAATGCCTGCTATGTGCCTGATGTCAAGGAGTTGTACCTCAAGGGTCTGGTTGTTAAGAGGGATGGCGGGAAGTGTGATGTGAAAGTCCTTATCACTGAGGAG GTTAAAACCTTCAAAGAAGAGGACGTCTTGCAGATGAACCCTCCTAAATATGATAAGATTGAGGACATGGCCATGATGACCTACCTCAGTGAAGCTACTGTCCTGTATAACCTCAAAGAGCGTTATGCCGCATGGATGATCTAC ACCTACTCTGGGCTCTTCTGTGCCACGGTGAACCCTTACAAGTGGCTCCCTGTGTATGACATGGATGTGGTCAACGCCTACAGAGGGAAGAAGCGTATGGAGGCTCCACCCCACATCTTCTCCGTCTCTGACAACGCCTATCAGTTCATGTTGACTG ATAAGGAGAACCAGTCAGTCCTAATCAC TGGAGAATCCGGTGCTGGAAAGACTGTCAACACCAAACGTGTCATCCAGTACTTTGCCACCATTGCTGTTTCTGGAggtgagaagaagaaggaaccaGTACCCGGCAAAATGCAG GGTTCCCTTGAGGATCAGATCATTGCAGCTAACCCTCTACTGGAGTCCTATGGTAATGCCAAGACAGTGAGGAATGACAACTCATCTCGCTTT GGTAAATTCATTAGGATTCACTTCCACATGAATGGAAAACTGGCAAGTGCTGACATTGAGACCT acctgctggagaagtcCAGAGTAAGTTTCCAGCTGCCTGATGAGAGAGGCTACCACATCTTCTACCAGATGATGACCAACCACAAACCTGAGCTTGTTG AAATGTCGCTTATCACCACCAACCCCTATGACTACCCCATGATCAGCCAGGGTCAGATCACTGTGGCCAGTATTGATGACACAGTCGAGCTTGATGCCACAGAT GATGCTATTGACATCTTGGGCTTCACCGGTGAAGAGAAGATGAGCATCTACAAGTTTACCGGTGCTGTCATGCACCATGGAAACATGCACTTCAAGCAGAAGCAGCGTGAGGAGCAGGCTGAGCCAGATGGCACAGAGG TGGCTGATAAAATTGGCTACCTTCTGGGTCTGAACTCAGCTGAAATGCTGAAAGCCCTGTGCTACCCCAGAGTGAAGGTCGGCAATGAGTATGTGACCAAGGGTCAGACAGTGCCTCAG GTGAACAATTCCGTGAGTGCTCTGGCCAAGTCCATCTATGAGAGGATGTTCTTGTGGATGGTCGTCCGCATCAACCAGATGTTGGACACCAAGCAGCCAAGGAACTACTACATCGGTGTGCTTGACATTGCTGGTTTTGAGATCTTTGAC TACAACAGTatggagcagctgtgcatcAACTTCACCAATGAGAAACTGCAACAGTTCTTCAACCACACCATGTTCGTCCTGGAGCAAGAGGAGTACAAGAAAGAGGGCATTGTCTGGGCTTTTATTGACTTTGGCATGGACTTGGCTGCCTGCATTGAGCTTATTGAGAAG CCAATGGGCATTTTCTCCATCCTTGAAGAGGAGTGCATGTTCCCCAAGGCTTCAGATGCTTCCTTCAAGAACAAGCTGTATGACCAGCATCTTGGCAAGAACAAGGCATTTGAGAAGCCTAAACCAGCAAAAAACAAGGCCGAGGCCCACTTCTCCCTGGTCCACTATGCTGGTACAGTGGACTACAAtgtcactggctggctggacaaGAACAAGGATCCCCTGAACGACTCTGTGATTCAGCTGTATGGAAAGTCTTCAACCAAACTGTTGGCCACACTCTATGTTGCTCCACCACCTGAGG ATACCACAAAGAAAGGAGGCAAGAAGAAGGGAGGTTCCATGCAGACTGTGTCCTCTCAGTTCAGA GAGAACTTAGGCAAGCTGATGACCAACTTGAGGAGCACCCACCCTCATTTTGTGCGTTGTCTGATCCCCAATGAGTCAAAGACTCCAG GTCTCATGGAGAACTTCCTGGTTATCCACCAGCTGAGGTGTAATGGTGTGCTGGAGGGTATTAGGATTTGCACAAAGGGCTTTCCCAGCAGAATCATTTATGCTGACTTCAAGCAGAG ATACAAAGTATTGAATGCCGGTGTAATCCCCGAAGGCCAGTTCATGGATAACAAGAAGGCTTCTGAGAAGCTGCTTGGGTCAATTGATGTGAACCATGAGGAGTACAAGTTTGGACACACCAAG gtgttcTTCAAAGCTGGTCTGCTTGGTGTccttgaggagatgagagatgagaagctTGCTACTCTGGTAACCATGACACAGGCTCTTGCCCGTGGATACGTGATGAGGAAGGAGTTTACCAagatgatggagaggag AGAGTCTATCTACACCATCCAGTACAATGTCCGCTCATTCATGAATGTGAAACACTGGCCATGGATGAAGGTTTACTACAAGATCAAGCCTCTCCTGCAAAGtgctgagacagagaaggagctggCCAACATGAAAGAGGACTATGAGAAATGTAAAGTTAATCTTACCAAGGCTGAGGCTCgcaagaaggagctggaggagaaaatGGTGTCCCTCATGCAGGAGAAGAATGACTTGGCTCTCCAAGTTGCATCT GAATCAGAAGGTCTGAATGATgctgaggagagatgtgagggtcTGATCAAGAGCAAGATCCAGCTGGAGGCTAAACTCAAAGAGACAACAGAAAGGctggaagatgaagaggagatcAATGCTGAGCTGACCGccaagaagaggaagctggaggatgagTGCTCTGAGCTGAAGAAGGACATTGATGATCTGGAGCTTACCCTGGccaaagtggagaaggagaaacatGCCACAGAGAACAAG GTTAAAAACCTGACTGAGGAGATGGCATCTCAAGATGAGAGTGTTGCCAAGCTGACCAAGGAGAAGAAAGCCCTGCAAGAGGCCCACCAGCAGACACTGGATGACCTGCAGGCCGAGGAGGACAAAGTCAACACTCTGACCAAGGCCAAGACCAAGCTGGAACAGCAAGTAGATGAT CTTGAAGGTTCTCTGGAGCAAGAGAAGAAGCTCCGTATggacctggagagaggcaagagaaagctggagggagacctgaaacTGGCCCAGGAGTCCATAATGGACCTGGAGAACGACAAGCAGCAGTCCGATGAAAAGATCAAGAA GAAGGACTTTGAGAccagccagctcctcagcaaggTTGAGGATGAGCAGTCTCTGAGTGCCCAGCTGCAGAAGAAGATCAAGGAGCTCCAG GCTCGTATTGAAGAGCTGGAAGAGGAGATTGAGGCTGAGCGTGCTGCCAGGGCCaaggtggagaagcagagggctgATCTGTCCAGGGAACTTGAGGAGAtcagtgagaggctggaggaggctggaggcgcCACATCTGCTCAGATTGAGATGAACAAGAAGCGAGAGGCTGAGTTCCAGAAGCTGAGACGTGACCTGGAGGAGTCCACCCTGCAACATGAGTCCACAGCCTCAGCCCTGAGGAAGaagcaggctgacagtgtggcagagctgggagagcagaTCGACAACCTGCAGCGTGTCAAACagaagctggagaaagagaagagtgaaTACAAGATGGAGATTGATGACCTTTCTTCTAACATGGAGGCAGTTGCTAAGGCTAAG GGCAATCTGGAGAAGATGTGCCGTACCCTTGAGGACCAGCTCAGTGAGATCAAGACCAAGAACGATGAAAATGTTCGCCAGGTCAATGACATCAGTGGACAGAGAGCCCGACTCCTCACTGAGAACG GTGAGTTTGGTcgccagctggaggagaaggaagcccTGGTGTCCCAGTTGACCAGAGGCAAGCAGGCCTACACCCAGCAGATTGAGGAGCTCAAGAGGCATgttgaggaggaggtcaag GCTAAGAACGCACTGGCCCATGGTGTCCAATCTGCCCGCCATGACTGTGACCTGCTGAGAGAGCAGtttgaggaggaacaggaggccaAGGCAGAGCTACAACGTGGCATGTCCAAAGCTAACTCTGAGGTGGCTCAGTGGAGAACCAAGTATGAAACTGATGCCatccagaggacagaggagctggaagaggccaA AAAGAAGTTGGCTCAGCGTCTCCAGGATGCTGAGGAGACCATCGAGGCCACCAACTCCAAGTGTGCCTCTCTGGAGAAGACCAagcagaggctgcagggagaggtggaggacctcATGATTGACGTTGAGAGAGCCAATGGCCTGGCTGCAAACCTGGATAAGAAGCAGAGAAACTTTGACAAG GTTCTTGCAGAGTGGAAGCAGAAGTATGAGGAGGgccaggctgagctggagggagcTCAGAAGGAGGCTCGTTCTCTCAGCACAGAGCTCTTCAAGATGAAGAACTCCTATGAGGAGGCTCTTGACCAACTTGAGACtctgaagagagaaaacaagaactTGCAAC AGGAGATCTCTGACCTGACCGAGCAGATCGGAGAGACTGGCAAAAGCATCCATGAGCTGGAGAAGGCCAGGAAGACAGTGGAGACAGAGAAGTCTGAGATCCAGACggctctggaggaggctgag GGAACACTGGAGCATGAAGAGTCCAAGATTCTGCGTGTGCAGCTGGAGCTGAACCAGATCAAGGGTGAGGTGGACAGAAAGCTGgcagagaaagatgaggagatggagcagatcAAAAGGAACAGCCAGAGAGTGCTGGACTCCATGCAGAGCACCCTGGACTCTGAGGTCCGCAGCAGGAATGATGCTCTGAGAAtcaagaagaagatggagggagacctgaatgAGATGGAGATCCAGCTGAGCCATGCTAACCGCCAGGCTGCTGAGTCCCAGAAGCAGCTGAGGAATGTTCAGGGGCAGCTCAAG GATGCCCAGTTGCACCTGGATGATGCCGTCCGGGCCGCAGACGACATGAAGGAACAGGCTGCCATGGTGGAACGTAGAAATGGTCTGATGGTGGCTGAGATTGAAGAGTTGAGAGTGGGtctggagcagacagagagaggccgcaAAGTGGCCgagcaggagctggtggacGCCAGCGAGAGAGTGGGACTGCTGCATTCCCAG AACACCAGCCTGTTGAACACCAAGAAGAAGCTTGAGTCTGACCTCATTCaggtgcagggagaggtggacgaCATTGTCCAGGAGGCCAGAAATGCTGAGGAGAAGGCCAAGAAGGCCATTACTGAT GCTGCCATGATGGCAGAAGAGTtgaagaaggagcaggacacCAGCTCTCACCTTGAAAGGATGAAGAAGAATCTTGAAGTGACAGTCAAAGACCTGCAGCACCGTCTGGATGAAGCAGAGAACCTAGCCATGAAGGGTGGCAAGAAACAGCTCCAGAAACTGGAGTCCAGA GTGCGTGAGTTGGAGACTGAGGTTGAggctgaacagaggagaggtgtaGATGCAGTCAAGGGAGTCCGCAAGTATGAGCGCAGAGTCAAGGAGCTGACATACCAG ACTGAGGAGGATAAGAAGAATGTAACCAGACTTCAGGACCTGGTGGATAAGCTGCAGCTTAAAGTGAAGGCTTACAAGAGAGCGGCTGAGGAGGCG GAGGAGCAGTCCAACTCCCACATGTCCAAGTTCAGGAAGGTTCAgcatgagctggaggaggctgaggagcgtGCCGACATTGCTGAGTCTCAGGTCAACAAGCTCAGAACCAAGAGTCGTGACTCTGGAAAG GCAAAAGAAGCGGAATAG